The genomic DNA CCGCCGAGAGATGAAACGGCAAGCGCCGAAACGATAACGGCGACCACGAGGAAAAGGGCAATAAGCGTGTGGGAAATCTTGAGCCGTGACATGGTACCCCCGGAAGGACGGCCGTCCGTAAAATTGTACTTGAATTAAGTCATTCCGGCTCTTGATCGTCATGACGGAGCGGATAGCCGAAGCAGGAATCATTCCGGTGCCTGGACGCGCTTGAAACGCAGCCGGGGCAAACCTATCGAACAAGATCTTACAAAAGCCCTAATCAATTAAAGTGAGTATAATCTGATATTTGCAGGTAGCGCCGCGATGTCTTGAACAGACGATGTTAACAATCGCCGCCAACCGCATTTGTATTAGCGCCGCCTTTACTTCAGCAGGCTGAAATATGCTTGCCGGGAGCCTGCGCATTTCGCAAGTGGATGACGTGTGACGGCTGATTGACGGGCGGTGGCGGGACGGCCATGGTCGGCCATGCCCTTCCGTTTCGTCCATACCGCAGACCTGCATCTCGATTCGCCTCTCCGCAGCCTCGCCCTTAGAAATGCCGACCTCGCAGAGATCGTGCGCGGGGCGTCGCGGCAGGCTCTGGTCAAGATCGTCGATCTCTGCATCGCCGAAGAGGCCGATGCCCTGCTGATTGCCGGCGATCTCTATGACGGCAGCCAGACGTCGATGAACACGGCCCTGTTTCTCGGACGGGAACTGCGCCGGCTGGATGAACACGGCATCCGCGTCTTCATCATCCGCGGCAACCACGACGCCCAGTCGCAGGTCACCAATGAACTGACCCTGCCGCCATCCGCCCACGTCTTCAAGGGCAGGGCAAAGGCGGTGGTCGCCAAGACGCTGGCAAGCGGTCGCGACGTCTATGTGCACGGCGTAAGCTTCGCCAGCCCGCATGCGCCCGAAAGCCTGCTTCCGGCCTTCCAGCCGCCGGTGCCCGGCGCGGTGAACATCGGCATGCTGCACACGAGCCTCGCAGGTGCCGCGGGTCACGATCTCTATGCCCCCTGCAGCGTCGCCGATCTCGTTGCCCATGGCTTCGATTACTGGGCACTTGGCCACATCCACCAGCGGCAGGTCCATGCGGCGGAGCCCTTCATCGTCATGCCGGGTATGCCGCAGGGTCGCGACATCAACGAAGTCGGCGTGAAGAGCGTGTCGTTCGTCACGGTCGACGACGACGGCCATGTCAGTCTTGCCGAGCGGGCGATCGGCATCGCCAGCTTCGAACGCCTTCGTGTCGATCTGACGGGCATCTCGGAATGGCGCGACATGCTCGATGCCGTCAGGCAGGCGCTTTCGCACACCTGTGGTGAAGCAGCGGCAGAGAACGTCATCCTGCGTCTGACGCTCGCCGGCGCGACGCCCTTGGCCTGGCGCCTTCGCCGTGACGCGGACCTGTTGCGGGCGGAGATCGACAACATCGCCGCCGGCATCGCCGGCTGCTGGATCGAGAAGGTCGAACTCACCTGCGGCAACGCCCGGACCGAAAAACCGGGCGCCATGCTCGATCCCGTCGAAGAGCTGGCGGCGCTCGTCGAAGCGGACGTCTTGCCGGCGCACGGGTTTCGCCAGGACGTGCTGGCGGCCGTGGAAGACGTCCTGCAACAGCTTCCGCCCGAGCTTCGCCAATCGCTGGCACCGGACGAAGAGGCGGTCGCGCGGCTGGCGTTTGAAGCCGGTCTGTCGGGAACCGCCGAGGTGCTCGCCCATCTTCATGGCGGCGGCGCCGGCGAGGGTGGCCACTGATGCGGATCAGCGCGCTCGATCTCGTCCGCTACGGCAAGTTTACCGATCGTCGCCTTGACTTCGGCGATGGCGTGCCCGGCACTCCCGACCTCCACATCGTCTACGGCCCCAACGAGGCTGGAAAGTCGACTCTGTTTTCCGGTTTTCTCGACCTGCTCTTCGGCATCGAGCATTCGAGCCCCTACGGCTTCCTGCACCCTTACCAGACGATGCGCGTGGGCGGCACGATCGAAGCGGCCGGCCGCAGCGATCGCGTCTTCCGGATCAAGCGAAAGACGAACTCGCTGGTCGGCCTCGACGACCAGCCCTTGCCCGACAACCTGTTTTCCGGAGCGCTCGGCGCGATCGATCGCGACACCTACCAAATGATGTTCTCGCTGGACGACGAGAGCATCGAGAAGGGCGGCGAGGCGATCCTGAAAAGCGAAGGCGAACTCGGGTCGCTGCTGTTTTCGGCAAGCTCGGGCCTTCCGGACAGCACGGCGATCCTTGCAGCCCTGCGCGGGCAGGCCGACGGCTTCTACCGGCCACAGGCGCGCAAGCATCAGCTTGCGGAACTGAAAGGCGAGCTTGAGGCCCTGAGGGTCGAACGCAATGCGCTCGATATCAATGCACGCGAATATGCGGCGCTGCGCAAAACGCTGACGCAGGCGCGTGAACGCCACGATGAAGCGATCACGCGTCGAGCCGAGTTGCGGCTGGCGCGGGCCCGCCTGAAAGCCGAGGTCGAAGCGTTGCCCCATTTCGGCAGGCTGCGCGCCCTCCGCGCGGAACTGGCGGGCGCTCCGCCGCTGCCGGTACCGCCAGCGGAGTGGGCGAGTGAACTGCCGGCGCTTCGGCGCCAGGAGGCGGAGACCGAGATCAGGCTACGACAGATCGACAGCGAGATGCAGCATCGCCGCGATGCGCTCGAGGAAATGCCGCTCGACAAGGAAGGTCTCTGCCTGATCGAGCGCCTGACCGCGCTTCAGGAAACCGCGCTTGATGCACGTTATGTCACCGCGGCGCGCGACATGCCGTCTCGATTGGAGGATCTGGCGCGGACCGGGGCAGAAATTCTTGGCTGCCTGTTGCGGCTCGGCGAACCGGCCGACCGCGATCCCGCGTCGCTTTTACTTGCGGCCGGGACCGGCGCGCAGCTTCAGGATTTGGCGCGCCGGCACTCGGCCCTCGTCGAGCGTGTCGCTTCGGCTCGCCTGGAGCTGCAGAGCGCCGTCGAATCAGATCGGGACGCTGAAGGCGATTTGCTACGGCTCGAAGAGCAGGGGGCAGCGGACGTCTCCGGACTTGCCGAAAAGCTGTCGCTGTTGCGACGCAGTGACTGCGTCCTGCGCAAGCAGGCGGCGCAACAGGCCATCGACCGGTTGGATGCGGAACTCGCCGACAAGCTTGTGCAGCTGAGGCCCTTTGCCGGAACGGCCGATGACCTGCTCGCGCTCGACGCCCCGTCGCCGGCAACGCTGGAGACCTGGCGCAGGGCAGCTGCCAGTCAGGAGGAGCGGCATTTGCGAGTTGTCGACCGCATCGCCGCCGAGCAGGAGTTGCTGGCGGGGGACGAGGCGCGGCTGGCCGGGCTGTCCGCCGTTGGCGGCACGATGGACGATTTCTCGGCCTCAGCACTGCGTCAGCGCCGCAATGAAGCGTGGCGCCAGCACAAGGCGGAGCTTGCTCTGGAAACGGCCACTGCCTTCGAGCAGGCGATGAGCGAAGACGATGAGGTTTCCGCGCGACGCCTTGCGGACACGGCGCAGCTTGCCGACATGCGCGGCTTGTCGCTGTCGATCGCCGAGCGGCGTGCCCGCATCGCGACGCTGCGTCAGCAGGAGAAGCAATCTCTGGCCGACGCGGCGACGCAAGCGCAGGTTTTGGCAACAGCCGTCTTGGCCTGCGGCTTACCTAGCGTGATGCGTCTGACGCAGCTGGAGGCTTGGCTGACCACACGGCTTGCGGCGCTGGACCTGCGCGCGCATTTGCGCGCGGCGCGCCAGGATTTCGATCGCGCCCATTCCGAGGAGGCCGAAGCGATTGCCGGCTTGCGCGAGGAGCTTGCGGCCATAGATATCGACGGACGCCTGCCGGAGCGGCTCGACAACCTTCTCCTTGCCGCCGAGCAGGCGGTGTCGCAGGCGCGTGCGCTGGACGGCGCCCGCAACGCAGCCCGTGAGGCGGCAAAGCGGGCGCGAACGCTTCTGGAAAGCCGGCAGTCGGCGCTCGATCTGGCTGAAGACGCGATGGACGCGTGGCAAGAACAATGGTCGGAACTTCTTGCCAAAAGCTGGTTGGCCGCGCGGAGCGAACCGCTGACGCCAGAGCAGACCGGTCCGATGCTGACGATCCTGCAGGAGCTCGATAAGCTGACGCAGCGCAAGGCCGACCTCGAATATCGCATCGCCGGCATGCGCAAGGACCAGGTTGAATTCGACCGTGCCATTGCCAAGCTTGCCCGCGGGACGGCCGCTGATGACACACTGACGACCTACATGACGTTGAAGACGCGCGCCGCCGAGGCGCAGCGGCTTTCGGATCGCCGCGCAACCTTCCTCGCCGAAATCGCCCGCCTGGAGGAAGAGCGGCGTGTCGCCTGTGCGGAGCGGGAACTCCATGTGGCGCGCAGGCGGCAGGTGCTTGAATTCTTCGACTGCGAAACGCTCGATGAGGCCGCGCAGCTATTCGAGGCCGGTCGGGAACAGCAGCGCCTGCGTGAACGCATCGCCGAATCGGAGGCGGATCTTGCCTCCCGCCTTGATGTCGCCGAGAGCACGCAGGCGGAGGCTTTGCTCGCGGAACTCGATGACACGGCGGTGCGGCTGGAGCTGGCACGGATGGATGCCGCACTCGAACAAAGCGACCGCGACGTCAGTGAACTGCATACGGAGATGCGGGAAAGAGAAAAGGCGCTCGCGGCTGTCGAAGGCGGCGACACGGTCGCAGAACTCGAACAGAAGCGGCGGACGTTGCTGCTCGACATCGAAAACAAGGCGCTTGCCTATCTGCGGCTTCGCGCCGGCGTAATCGCCGCCGAGACCGCGCTCCGGCTTTTCCGCGAGCGGCATCGCAGCGCAATGATGCGGCGCGCGTCGGAGACCTTCAGCCGGATCAGCGGCGGAGAATATTCCGGCCTGTCGGCGCAGTCCGACCGGGGACAGGAGTTCCTGATCGCCAATGCGGCGGCCGGTGGGTCGAAGCTTGCCAAGGATCTCTCCAAGGGCACGCGCTTTCAGCTCTATCTGGCGCTCAGAATCGCCGGCTATCACGAAATCGCAGCCGCGCGCGAATCGCTGCCCTTCATCGCCGACGACATCATGGAGACCTTCGACGACGGACGCGCCGGCCGCGCCTTCGAGCAGATGGCCGAAATGGCCCGCGTCGGCCAGGTGATCTATCTGACGCACCACGAGCATCTTTGCGAGATCGCCCGTGAGGCCTGTCCGACTGTGACAATCCACAGGTTATGATAGGCTCGCGGGCGAGGTCGGGCCTGTTGGCCGTAGCGCACTTTCGCTGACGACGAGCGCCACACACGAAAATGGGAGGAACGAGATATGGACATCATACCCGGTGGATCGAGACCTTCGATGCGCGCCCCGGCGGAATACTTCACCGGCACGGTACGCCAGGACCCGGTGATCGAGGCCGCAGACCCGGCGCGCGTCCGCGCTGTCAGCGTCACCTTCGAGCCCGGCGCTCGGACGGCCTGGCATACGCACCCGCTCGGCCAGACCCTGGTTGTCACCGCCGGCCGTGGTCTCGTGCAAAGCTGGGGTGGCCCTGTGCAAGAGATTCGTATGGGCGATGTCGTCTGGTTCCCGCCGGGCGAAAAGCACTGGCACGGTGCAGCACCCGATACGGCCATGGTGCATCTTGCGATTCAGGAAGCGCTCGACGGCAAGGCTGTGGATTGGCTGGAGCATGTCAGCGACGAGCAGTATCGCGGCGGGTAGCGCCGGTGGGCCTATCGATACGTTGGGATTTGGCGGGTTTGCTGCTCCGGCGAGGCTGACGGTGGCGGGTATCGCGATCGAGGCCGTCGAATCCCTGATTCCCGACCGTTGACGGCTGAGCTCTAAAGCCAAAGCAATTCGAAGCGGCAGGCCTATCGCAAACGGCACGCGATAACGCGAACAGCAATTTGAGCAGATTTGGTGATGATTTTCTGTGGGAGAAAATGGTGGGCGATGAGAGACTCGAACTCCCGACATCCTCGGTGTAAACGAGGCGCTCTACCAACTGAGCTAATCGCCCTTCCGCGTTTGGACCGGATCAGTCCGCCGCGTCGGTGGCCGTGATCTAGGCGTAACCGAAAAAAACCGCAAGAGCATTTGTATCGTTTTTATGATTTTTTTTGTTGGCGGTTGCGCGACACCCTGAAACTGCGGGCTTCGTGCTTGTGGACAAAATGCGCGGACGGTGCCTCGGTAACGGCGAACGGGGGAGGGAGGGGAGGCAATCCGGAATCAGCCTCCGTGTACGCGCATCGACGAGTGCGTGTTGGGATAGGTGACGACGGGCCGGTGGCGGCAGGCGCCATTGGTCCATTCCGATTTCGATCCTTTTATCGCCCTGTGGATCAATTTTCACTCCGTCACGGATTTGTCTTCAAACACGCTTGACACCCCAATCCGAACCGCTTAGTTAGCCGCTCATCGAACGGCGCTGCTGCTCGATGCGGGGCGGAAACGCCTCAACCAAGTCAAGATGATGCGGGTGTAGCTCAGTCGGTTAGAGTGCCGGCCTGTCACGCCGGAGGTCGCGGGTTCGAGCCCCGTCACTCGCGCCACTCTTGATCTGGATTTGCCTAGGCGTTCTCAACGAGGGCCGATGGTGATACTAATGATCGTTCGCGGTCATCATGCGCGGGTGTAGCTCAGTCGGTTAGAGTGCCGGCCTGTCACGCCGGAGGTCGCGGGTTCGAGCCCCGTCACTCGCGCCATTTCTTCTCTCCGTCCTTCCTGTGAATTGCGCCGGCCCTAGGGCCGGATTGTGCGCTGCGGCAATCTGTCTCGTCTCGCTTTGTTTTACCGTAAAGTTCGCGTCGGCCCGCGAATCCGCGCTTTGTCGGTATCACCCGTCCGATCCTGTGTTGCGAAGCGGTTTAAATGGCCCCTCAAGGCTTGCGCGACGGCGCGGGCTGCGCTAACCACTCCGGCGTTGCAACATATTTTTCGGCCTGCGAGATTTGTTGTTCTGGCGCTCTCCCATGCGCCCTCCCGCAGGCAGGGACGGATAACAATGACTGAACTTCTCGGTTCCTACGTTCCGATCGCGATTTTCATTGGAATCGCATTGGTGATCGGTGTGGCGCTTCTGATTGCTCCCTTCGCCGTCGCCTTCAAGGCTCCTGATTCGGAAAAGCTGTCGGCCTACGAGTGCGGCTTCAATGCGTTCGACGACGCCCGCATGAAGTTCGACATCCGCTTCTATCTCGTGTCGATCCTCTTCATCATCTTCGACCTCGAAGTTGCCTTCCTCTTTCCTTGGGCGGTTTCGTTCCACGAGCTGGGCTGGTTCGGCTTCTGGTCAATGATGGTCTTCCTCGGAGTGCTGACGATCGGCTTTATCTATGAATGGAAGAAGGGAGCGCTGGAATGGAACTGACCTCCGGCACCACGCTCGTTGCGCCCAAGCCGAAAGGGATCATCGATCCCTCCACCGGCAAGCCGATTGGCAGCAATGATGCATTCTTCGGCGAGATCAACAATGAGCTCGCCGACAAGGGTTTTCTAGTCACCTCGACCGACGAGCTCATCAATTGGGCCCGTACCGGTTCGTTGATGTGGATGACCTTCGGTCTCGCCTGCTGCGCGGTCGAAATGATGCAGATGTCGATGCCGCGCTACGACGCCGAACGCTTCGGTTTTGCGCCGCGCGCCTCGCCGCGCCAGTCCGACGTCATGATCGTCGCCGGCACGCTGACCAACAAGATGGCGCCTGCGCTCCGCAAGGTCTATGACCAGATGCCGGAGCCGCGTTACGTCATCTCGATGGGTTCGTGCGCCAATGGCGGCGGCTACTACCACTATTCCTATTCGGTTGTTCGCGGTTGCGACCGCGTCGTTCCCGTCGACATCTACGTGCCAGGCTGTCCTCCCACGGCAGAAGCGCTGCTTTA from Ensifer adhaerens includes the following:
- a CDS encoding metallophosphoesterase family protein produces the protein MPFRFVHTADLHLDSPLRSLALRNADLAEIVRGASRQALVKIVDLCIAEEADALLIAGDLYDGSQTSMNTALFLGRELRRLDEHGIRVFIIRGNHDAQSQVTNELTLPPSAHVFKGRAKAVVAKTLASGRDVYVHGVSFASPHAPESLLPAFQPPVPGAVNIGMLHTSLAGAAGHDLYAPCSVADLVAHGFDYWALGHIHQRQVHAAEPFIVMPGMPQGRDINEVGVKSVSFVTVDDDGHVSLAERAIGIASFERLRVDLTGISEWRDMLDAVRQALSHTCGEAAAENVILRLTLAGATPLAWRLRRDADLLRAEIDNIAAGIAGCWIEKVELTCGNARTEKPGAMLDPVEELAALVEADVLPAHGFRQDVLAAVEDVLQQLPPELRQSLAPDEEAVARLAFEAGLSGTAEVLAHLHGGGAGEGGH
- a CDS encoding ATP-binding protein; amino-acid sequence: MRISALDLVRYGKFTDRRLDFGDGVPGTPDLHIVYGPNEAGKSTLFSGFLDLLFGIEHSSPYGFLHPYQTMRVGGTIEAAGRSDRVFRIKRKTNSLVGLDDQPLPDNLFSGALGAIDRDTYQMMFSLDDESIEKGGEAILKSEGELGSLLFSASSGLPDSTAILAALRGQADGFYRPQARKHQLAELKGELEALRVERNALDINAREYAALRKTLTQARERHDEAITRRAELRLARARLKAEVEALPHFGRLRALRAELAGAPPLPVPPAEWASELPALRRQEAETEIRLRQIDSEMQHRRDALEEMPLDKEGLCLIERLTALQETALDARYVTAARDMPSRLEDLARTGAEILGCLLRLGEPADRDPASLLLAAGTGAQLQDLARRHSALVERVASARLELQSAVESDRDAEGDLLRLEEQGAADVSGLAEKLSLLRRSDCVLRKQAAQQAIDRLDAELADKLVQLRPFAGTADDLLALDAPSPATLETWRRAAASQEERHLRVVDRIAAEQELLAGDEARLAGLSAVGGTMDDFSASALRQRRNEAWRQHKAELALETATAFEQAMSEDDEVSARRLADTAQLADMRGLSLSIAERRARIATLRQQEKQSLADAATQAQVLATAVLACGLPSVMRLTQLEAWLTTRLAALDLRAHLRAARQDFDRAHSEEAEAIAGLREELAAIDIDGRLPERLDNLLLAAEQAVSQARALDGARNAAREAAKRARTLLESRQSALDLAEDAMDAWQEQWSELLAKSWLAARSEPLTPEQTGPMLTILQELDKLTQRKADLEYRIAGMRKDQVEFDRAIAKLARGTAADDTLTTYMTLKTRAAEAQRLSDRRATFLAEIARLEEERRVACAERELHVARRRQVLEFFDCETLDEAAQLFEAGREQQRLRERIAESEADLASRLDVAESTQAEALLAELDDTAVRLELARMDAALEQSDRDVSELHTEMREREKALAAVEGGDTVAELEQKRRTLLLDIENKALAYLRLRAGVIAAETALRLFRERHRSAMMRRASETFSRISGGEYSGLSAQSDRGQEFLIANAAAGGSKLAKDLSKGTRFQLYLALRIAGYHEIAAARESLPFIADDIMETFDDGRAGRAFEQMAEMARVGQVIYLTHHEHLCEIAREACPTVTIHRL
- a CDS encoding cupin domain-containing protein — its product is MDIIPGGSRPSMRAPAEYFTGTVRQDPVIEAADPARVRAVSVTFEPGARTAWHTHPLGQTLVVTAGRGLVQSWGGPVQEIRMGDVVWFPPGEKHWHGAAPDTAMVHLAIQEALDGKAVDWLEHVSDEQYRGG
- a CDS encoding NADH-quinone oxidoreductase subunit A — protein: MTELLGSYVPIAIFIGIALVIGVALLIAPFAVAFKAPDSEKLSAYECGFNAFDDARMKFDIRFYLVSILFIIFDLEVAFLFPWAVSFHELGWFGFWSMMVFLGVLTIGFIYEWKKGALEWN
- a CDS encoding NuoB/complex I 20 kDa subunit family protein — protein: MELTSGTTLVAPKPKGIIDPSTGKPIGSNDAFFGEINNELADKGFLVTSTDELINWARTGSLMWMTFGLACCAVEMMQMSMPRYDAERFGFAPRASPRQSDVMIVAGTLTNKMAPALRKVYDQMPEPRYVISMGSCANGGGYYHYSYSVVRGCDRVVPVDIYVPGCPPTAEALLYGVLLLQKKIRRTGTIER